Proteins encoded within one genomic window of Pseudanabaena sp. BC1403:
- a CDS encoding pyridoxamine 5'-phosphate oxidase family protein: MPRQFGTIAFTPAVKAMQEKMGSRENYERFVEKGADNNTVTPDIAQFIASMEGFYLGTVTSNGYPYIQFRGGKAGFLKVLDEKTLGFADYRGNVQYISVGNLSENDKTFLFLMDYRNRRRLKILGRARIVEDDPVILAQVQDADYAATVERAIVFEIEGCDWNCPQHIPIRYSQAEVEAMQVRISELEQLLAETKNS; the protein is encoded by the coding sequence ATGCCCAGACAATTTGGCACGATCGCATTCACTCCAGCAGTGAAAGCAATGCAAGAAAAAATGGGTTCCCGTGAGAACTACGAGCGCTTTGTGGAGAAAGGTGCTGACAATAATACGGTTACTCCCGATATCGCTCAGTTTATCGCGAGTATGGAAGGATTTTATCTCGGTACTGTTACTTCCAATGGCTATCCATATATTCAGTTTCGTGGCGGTAAGGCAGGATTTTTAAAGGTTCTTGATGAGAAGACTTTGGGCTTTGCTGATTATCGTGGCAATGTGCAGTATATCTCTGTAGGCAACCTTTCGGAAAATGATAAAACATTTCTGTTTTTAATGGATTATCGGAACCGCCGCCGTTTGAAAATCCTCGGTCGTGCAAGGATTGTGGAAGATGATCCTGTAATCCTTGCTCAAGTCCAAGATGCTGACTATGCAGCTACTGTAGAACGTGCGATCGTCTTTGAAATCGAAGGCTGTGATTGGAACTGTCCGCAACATATTCCTATTCGCTATTCACAAGCAGAGGTAGAAGCAATGCAAGTTAGAATTAGTGAATTAGAGCAACTTCTAGCCGAGACTAAAAACTCATAA
- a CDS encoding cupin domain-containing protein gives MKLHADLSQRVVIESESLDWVDSPMVGVQRQMLERDGEEVARATSVVRYAPNSHFSAHTHGGGEEFLVLEGIFSDEYGDYPTGTYIRNPVGSTHTPFSKEGCTILVKLWQMHPDDQQRVAIATKQTPWANGLVKGLQVMPLHSYGTENVALVKWDAGTQFQPHMHLGGEEIFVVDGVFEDEFGAYPKGTWLRNPSGSRHTPFSNSGCLIYVKVGHLS, from the coding sequence ATGAAACTTCATGCAGATTTGAGTCAGCGCGTTGTCATTGAGAGTGAATCCCTTGATTGGGTGGATTCTCCTATGGTTGGTGTCCAGCGCCAAATGCTCGAACGGGATGGCGAAGAAGTGGCTAGAGCAACATCAGTCGTGCGCTATGCTCCAAACAGTCATTTCTCCGCGCATACCCACGGCGGCGGCGAAGAGTTTTTGGTCTTAGAAGGCATTTTCTCCGATGAGTATGGTGATTATCCTACGGGAACTTATATTCGGAATCCTGTTGGGTCAACCCATACGCCTTTTAGCAAAGAGGGTTGCACGATTTTAGTTAAGCTTTGGCAAATGCATCCTGATGACCAACAACGAGTTGCGATCGCTACGAAGCAAACGCCTTGGGCTAATGGCTTAGTCAAGGGATTACAAGTAATGCCCCTGCATAGCTATGGAACCGAAAATGTCGCTCTAGTTAAATGGGATGCGGGTACTCAATTCCAGCCTCATATGCATTTAGGCGGCGAAGAAATCTTTGTCGTTGATGGAGTCTTTGAGGATGAGTTTGGCGCTTATCCCAAGGGTACTTGGTTGCGGAATCCTAGTGGTAGTCGGCATACTCCGTTTAGCAATTCAGGTTGTCTGATTTACGTCAAAGTTGGACATCTGAGCTAA
- a CDS encoding protein tyrosine phosphatase family protein, whose amino-acid sequence MKTQSIFSNIVLYGRSTWQIMRSRLSPKKGIEDILNYRYISTKLATSGQPTAAELELISQAGYKTILNLAPPTASNALPEEQAIATNLGMDYINIPVVWDNPTMADFNQFCDVMENYKDQPIFVHCAMNMRVSAFMYLYRYLKLGVPMSEARATMTTVWEPNATWQNFIETAIASN is encoded by the coding sequence ATGAAGACCCAAAGTATTTTTTCTAACATTGTTCTATATGGTCGCTCGACATGGCAGATAATGCGATCGCGTCTTAGTCCTAAAAAAGGGATCGAAGATATTCTGAACTATCGATATATCTCGACCAAGTTAGCCACAAGCGGTCAACCAACTGCCGCAGAGCTGGAATTAATTAGTCAAGCTGGCTATAAGACTATTCTCAATTTAGCACCGCCAACTGCGTCCAATGCTCTGCCAGAGGAACAGGCGATCGCAACTAATTTGGGAATGGATTATATCAACATCCCCGTGGTTTGGGATAATCCTACAATGGCAGACTTTAACCAGTTTTGCGATGTAATGGAAAATTATAAAGACCAACCAATTTTTGTCCATTGTGCGATGAATATGCGCGTATCAGCGTTTATGTATCTCTATCGTTACTTGAAGCTAGGAGTCCCTATGTCAGAGGCTCGTGCGACCATGACAACCGTCTGGGAACCCAACGCTACTTGGCAAAACTTCATTGAAACTGCGATCGCCTCTAATTAA
- a CDS encoding nuclear transport factor 2 family protein: METKPPLPPFTLETAKAKIQAAEDAWNTRNPDRVALAYTEDSEWRNRNEFVNGRDEIREFLKRKWEKELDYRLRKELWCFMDNRIAVRFEYEYHDESGSWYRAYGNENWEFAENGLMMRRFASINNLAIQESDRKFRWER; the protein is encoded by the coding sequence ATGGAAACTAAACCACCACTGCCACCATTTACCCTAGAAACTGCTAAAGCCAAAATCCAAGCTGCCGAAGATGCTTGGAATACTCGCAATCCCGATCGCGTTGCCCTTGCCTATACCGAAGACTCCGAATGGCGCAATCGCAATGAATTTGTAAATGGACGCGATGAGATTAGAGAATTCCTCAAGCGTAAATGGGAGAAAGAACTTGATTATCGATTGAGAAAAGAACTCTGGTGCTTTATGGATAATCGGATTGCGGTGCGATTTGAGTATGAATATCATGATGAATCTGGCTCTTGGTATCGTGCCTATGGCAATGAAAATTGGGAGTTTGCCGAAAATGGTTTGATGATGCGGCGCTTTGCTAGTATTAACAATCTGGCTATCCAAGAAAGCGATCGCAAATTTCGCTGGGAACGTTAG
- a CDS encoding SMI1/KNR4 family protein, producing the protein MEKWYELLKSIQFEGVLNVMSLEDLQEFEKDNNMSFPKEYKEFCQVFGSGFFGNEIRIDCPPEIERSPILRSEIFEYLENLKKLSDFPVDKAVQITKLLKNALFFGSTGNSEVFLWNLATENCTDSNYDIYMTNLECFECEGGEIEIVGRSFYTFIKDIALKNLPFTGVMSKYTYPDEMFQPRFSPLLSRGVSSDFTVTRLVTNHPVEFANWLLGSSQALTCADSEETWAAATKLDLLILKTEDTILQIEVKTRLDPNIPIQFFNDYLRLSTQFPDKNIRQVVIYLKPTNSPLVHLTSYEASNIKHDFEVIRLWEQPTDLFLTSHVLTPLAVLSNTPDKQETLRQTAKIIEEIEYYNQSNVSFDAAVLAWLVLDEEVVSQILQIYKEIDWEIVTKQLK; encoded by the coding sequence ATGGAAAAGTGGTACGAACTTTTGAAAAGCATTCAATTTGAAGGCGTTCTAAACGTGATGAGTTTAGAAGACTTACAAGAATTTGAGAAAGATAATAATATGTCTTTCCCAAAGGAATACAAAGAATTCTGTCAAGTATTTGGTTCGGGATTTTTTGGTAATGAGATTAGAATAGATTGTCCTCCTGAGATTGAAAGATCTCCCATTTTGAGATCAGAAATATTTGAGTACTTGGAAAACTTAAAAAAGCTTTCAGATTTTCCTGTTGACAAAGCTGTGCAAATTACTAAATTACTTAAAAATGCTTTGTTTTTTGGCAGTACTGGTAATAGCGAAGTCTTTCTATGGAACTTGGCTACTGAAAACTGCACCGATTCTAATTATGATATCTACATGACCAATTTAGAGTGCTTTGAGTGCGAAGGTGGAGAGATAGAAATAGTGGGCAGAAGTTTCTATACATTTATTAAAGATATTGCTTTGAAAAATCTGCCATTTACTGGCGTTATGAGTAAATACACTTATCCCGACGAAATGTTTCAACCCAGATTCTCTCCTTTATTATCCCGTGGAGTATCGTCTGACTTCACAGTCACAAGGCTTGTAACGAATCATCCTGTAGAGTTTGCTAATTGGCTTTTAGGAAGCTCCCAAGCCCTTACTTGCGCTGATTCAGAAGAAACATGGGCAGCAGCAACTAAGCTTGATTTACTAATTTTAAAGACGGAAGATACAATTCTTCAAATTGAGGTAAAAACCCGTCTTGATCCAAATATTCCCATTCAATTCTTTAATGATTATTTACGGCTTTCCACTCAATTTCCTGATAAAAACATAAGGCAAGTTGTCATTTATTTGAAACCAACTAACTCTCCATTAGTACACCTAACCAGCTATGAGGCATCTAATATAAAACATGATTTCGAGGTAATTCGGTTATGGGAGCAGCCAACAGATTTGTTCTTAACAAGCCATGTACTAACACCATTAGCTGTCTTATCTAATACTCCCGACAAACAAGAAACATTAAGACAGACAGCAAAAATTATCGAGGAAATAGAATATTATAATCAATCGAATGTTAGTTTTGATGCAGCAGTTTTAGCTTGGCTAGTATTAGATGAAGAAGTAGTTAGCCAGATATTACAAATATATAAGGAAATAGACTGGGAAATCGTCACAAAACAACTCAAATAA
- a CDS encoding Rpn family recombination-promoting nuclease/putative transposase, whose protein sequence is MIDNICKFLAETFPTDFASWLLGEAIAFTKLEPSELSVEPIRADSVIFLKSLRMILHIEFQTDPNKNIPFRMTDYLLRLHRQFPDREIYQVVIYLTPSESNLVYKTTFNLGGLSHQFNVIRIWEQPTEIFQQYQGLFPFATLSQTNNPEETLRQVARQIEQITDKQVQSNVAASTAIISGIALNKEIIQRLLRSEIMKESVIYQEILREGIAEGEAKGLAKGKAETARQIAINMMRSNISGDLVAQFTGLSLKEVQKLQKLSAKQPKPQKSAKTKRSPKS, encoded by the coding sequence ATGATCGACAACATTTGTAAATTCTTAGCAGAAACCTTCCCCACCGACTTTGCCAGTTGGCTATTAGGAGAAGCGATTGCATTCACAAAACTCGAACCATCCGAACTCTCAGTCGAACCAATTCGGGCTGATTCAGTTATATTCCTGAAATCATTAAGAATGATCCTCCACATAGAGTTCCAAACCGACCCCAACAAAAACATTCCCTTCCGCATGACCGATTACCTGTTGAGATTGCATCGTCAATTTCCAGACAGGGAAATCTATCAAGTCGTGATTTACCTCACACCCAGCGAATCAAACCTTGTTTACAAAACCACATTTAACCTTGGCGGACTAAGCCATCAATTTAACGTAATCAGAATTTGGGAGCAGCCCACAGAAATATTTCAGCAATACCAAGGACTATTCCCCTTTGCCACCCTCTCACAAACCAACAACCCCGAAGAAACCTTAAGACAAGTTGCCAGACAAATCGAACAAATTACTGATAAACAAGTACAAAGCAACGTAGCCGCATCGACCGCTATAATATCGGGTATAGCCCTAAATAAAGAAATCATCCAAAGACTTTTAAGGAGCGAAATCATGAAAGAATCAGTAATTTATCAAGAAATCTTGCGTGAGGGTATAGCCGAAGGTGAAGCTAAAGGTCTAGCCAAGGGCAAAGCTGAAACTGCACGGCAAATCGCTATAAACATGATGCGCTCAAACATTTCTGGGGATTTAGTTGCCCAATTCACGGGACTAAGCCTCAAAGAAGTGCAAAAGCTCCAAAAACTGTCTGCAAAACAGCCCAAGCCTCAGAAATCAGCAAAAACAAAGCGATCGCCTAAATCTTAA
- a CDS encoding DUF1796 family putative cysteine peptidase: protein MYRFQVKAPTQNGEMIGIVGSISQFGSWDIKKYLPLRTSGDRYPIWWVDVEIDPLTLPDAEEKIEYKYVRIDANGKAQWECEKETNRWVPIEIEHIGSKTSTIIVDDLSFGYVHPFPYGYLENAIASEPETKPETHSQNGLKVLVLGSSVAMGCSAWLLKGWANQLGQVLKEKFGHQLVNRSQLGANVTSTIERFASVVVPEKPDLVIISLSLGNEGLAYCRPHDRRAVQRRYESGLQQLIKMTQDLGAIPVIGGLYPNGDYNPEHNWLLRDTHHRMLRWGVPILDWLDALDDGDGGWKSGISLDIAHPNTAGHKLMFEAINLDIFQIDRERRSQEQAIKSHSSTTEIAIYVDKYGFQVFANPEAQTLRIINNSEYDYNITSTWKELQEALKRKADLTFGTSYIAKNDELGTVPLLSVGFNGSIENTVKIPIGVDLQYCSALKFFAPQNAEILYYDGHLGILKEGDRTIRIINESEEEYNIHPMWKEIRAALAAMPAGVYHDPANPEAPFRTMMIGEQGLESRVKAPVKSTMLLKYKCKLSEINRIAILPLGDRCAARMLLYKMEYDGPAFPFDLARSTNLGDVTDMVVNDFKDLWNPAYLHYNATDNRIYHSKWSGLSFGHEVEDTDDPANNMQPVHERMRVRYSARAKRFLYTLEHCDEVLFVRTGVTNRDYVLDLIEKLTIKCKGKPFRVLLISKQTSDEFRDIPNLLHYDLHFSPDWMYDSQDYWMECTKTMKEILESLGISSQNLFWCPPNP, encoded by the coding sequence ATGTATCGATTTCAGGTAAAAGCACCCACTCAAAATGGGGAAATGATTGGTATCGTCGGCTCGATTTCTCAATTTGGATCATGGGACATCAAAAAATATTTACCTCTGCGGACATCAGGCGATCGCTACCCAATTTGGTGGGTCGATGTGGAAATTGATCCGCTCACCTTGCCTGATGCTGAAGAGAAAATTGAATATAAGTATGTGCGAATTGATGCTAATGGGAAAGCTCAATGGGAATGCGAAAAAGAAACCAATCGCTGGGTTCCCATTGAGATAGAACACATTGGCTCCAAAACTTCGACAATCATTGTTGATGATCTTTCATTTGGATATGTCCACCCATTCCCCTATGGATATTTAGAAAATGCGATCGCCTCAGAGCCAGAGACAAAACCAGAAACACATTCACAAAATGGGCTCAAAGTATTAGTTCTCGGCAGTTCTGTGGCTATGGGTTGTAGTGCTTGGTTGCTAAAGGGTTGGGCAAATCAACTAGGGCAAGTCCTAAAGGAAAAATTTGGTCATCAATTGGTAAACCGTTCCCAATTGGGTGCAAATGTCACCAGTACAATTGAACGCTTCGCTTCAGTCGTTGTACCTGAGAAACCAGATCTGGTAATTATTTCGCTATCTTTAGGAAACGAAGGTTTAGCCTACTGTCGTCCCCACGATCGCCGTGCAGTCCAACGTCGTTATGAAAGCGGATTACAGCAACTGATTAAAATGACCCAAGATTTGGGCGCAATACCAGTAATTGGCGGTCTATACCCCAATGGAGACTACAACCCTGAACACAACTGGCTTTTGCGTGATACCCACCATCGGATGTTGCGTTGGGGCGTTCCTATTCTCGACTGGCTAGATGCTTTGGATGATGGCGATGGAGGCTGGAAATCTGGTATATCTCTGGATATCGCGCACCCTAATACCGCAGGACACAAACTAATGTTTGAGGCGATCAATCTCGATATTTTTCAGATTGATCGTGAGCGACGATCACAAGAACAAGCCATCAAATCCCATAGCAGTACCACCGAAATTGCTATCTATGTCGATAAATATGGATTTCAAGTATTTGCTAACCCCGAAGCTCAGACTTTGCGAATCATTAACAATTCTGAATATGATTACAACATCACTTCAACTTGGAAGGAATTGCAAGAAGCCCTGAAACGCAAAGCTGATTTAACTTTTGGTACGTCGTATATCGCTAAAAATGATGAGCTAGGCACAGTTCCGTTGCTTTCAGTTGGGTTTAATGGATCAATTGAGAACACAGTTAAAATTCCGATTGGAGTCGATCTGCAATATTGCTCAGCCCTCAAGTTTTTTGCTCCTCAAAATGCAGAAATCCTTTACTATGATGGTCATCTAGGAATTCTTAAGGAAGGCGATCGCACAATTCGGATTATCAATGAATCTGAGGAAGAATATAACATCCATCCGATGTGGAAAGAAATTCGGGCGGCGTTAGCTGCTATGCCTGCGGGAGTTTATCACGATCCTGCAAATCCAGAAGCACCATTTCGGACAATGATGATTGGCGAGCAAGGTTTAGAGAGTCGCGTCAAAGCACCTGTCAAATCGACAATGTTGCTCAAATACAAATGTAAACTATCAGAAATTAATCGCATTGCCATTTTGCCGTTAGGCGATCGCTGTGCTGCGAGAATGCTCCTGTACAAGATGGAATATGATGGGCCAGCATTTCCCTTTGATTTAGCACGTTCCACTAATCTCGGTGATGTAACTGATATGGTGGTTAACGATTTTAAAGATCTATGGAACCCTGCATATCTCCACTACAACGCTACTGATAATCGCATTTATCACTCTAAATGGTCTGGTCTATCCTTTGGGCATGAAGTCGAAGATACGGATGATCCTGCAAATAATATGCAGCCTGTTCATGAAAGAATGCGTGTTCGCTATTCGGCGCGGGCAAAGAGGTTTTTATACACGCTCGAACATTGTGATGAAGTATTATTTGTACGTACTGGTGTAACTAATCGCGACTATGTGCTAGACCTAATCGAGAAGCTAACGATTAAATGCAAGGGCAAACCATTCCGAGTGCTGCTTATTTCCAAGCAAACATCTGATGAGTTTAGAGACATCCCAAATCTACTGCATTACGATCTCCACTTCAGTCCCGATTGGATGTATGACAGCCAAGACTATTGGATGGAATGTACTAAAACTATGAAGGAGATTCTCGAATCTCTTGGCATCTCTAGTCAAAATCTATTTTGGTGTCCACCTAATCCTTAA
- a CDS encoding phosphoglycerate kinase, which produces MAKKSLASLTAAELAGKKVLVRVDFNVPQDETGKITDDTRIRAALPTIKYLTEAGARVILASHFGRPKGVTESLRLNPVAVRLSELLGKPVVKTDDCIGDEVAAQVNALNNGDVALLENVRFYPEEEKNDPEFAKKLASLADIYVNDAFGTAHRAHASTEGVTKYISTSVAGFLLDKELQYLSGAIDNPKRPLAAIVGGSKVSSKIGVIETLLDKVDYLLLGGGMIFTFYKARGLSVGKSLVEEDKLDLARALEKKAAERGVKFLLPTDVVVADNFKPDANAQTVSIDNIPDGWMGLDIGPDSVKVFQAALAECKSAIWNGPMGVFEFDKFAVGTEAIAHTLADLTATGTITIIGGGDSVAAVEKVGVADKMSHISTGGGASLELLEGKILPGIAALNEA; this is translated from the coding sequence ATGGCAAAGAAAAGTCTTGCAAGTTTGACTGCTGCGGAATTAGCAGGTAAAAAAGTTTTAGTAAGAGTTGATTTTAACGTTCCTCAAGACGAAACTGGCAAAATCACCGACGATACTCGTATTCGTGCAGCATTGCCAACTATTAAGTACCTCACCGAAGCTGGTGCTCGTGTAATTCTCGCTAGTCACTTCGGCAGACCCAAGGGTGTTACAGAAAGCCTTCGCCTTAATCCTGTAGCAGTTCGTTTATCTGAGTTGCTTGGCAAGCCAGTTGTAAAAACCGATGATTGCATCGGAGATGAAGTTGCGGCTCAAGTTAATGCTCTCAACAACGGCGATGTCGCTTTGTTAGAGAATGTGCGTTTTTACCCTGAAGAAGAAAAGAACGATCCTGAATTTGCAAAAAAATTAGCATCTTTGGCAGACATTTATGTAAATGATGCTTTTGGTACTGCTCACCGCGCCCATGCTTCAACTGAAGGTGTAACCAAGTACATCAGCACCTCAGTTGCTGGTTTCTTGCTTGATAAGGAATTGCAATACTTGAGCGGTGCGATCGACAATCCTAAGCGTCCTCTGGCTGCGATCGTTGGTGGCTCTAAGGTCTCTAGCAAGATCGGCGTAATCGAAACTTTGCTCGATAAGGTTGATTATTTGTTGCTCGGCGGCGGCATGATCTTTACCTTTTACAAAGCTCGTGGCTTGAGCGTTGGTAAGTCTCTCGTTGAAGAAGATAAGCTAGACTTGGCTCGCGCCCTTGAAAAGAAAGCCGCAGAACGTGGTGTAAAGTTCTTGCTCCCAACTGATGTTGTTGTTGCTGATAACTTCAAGCCTGATGCTAATGCTCAAACCGTTAGCATTGACAATATCCCTGATGGTTGGATGGGCTTGGATATTGGGCCTGACTCCGTAAAGGTATTCCAAGCTGCGCTTGCCGAATGCAAATCTGCAATCTGGAATGGCCCAATGGGTGTATTCGAGTTTGATAAGTTTGCTGTTGGTACTGAAGCGATCGCACATACTCTTGCTGATCTTACTGCCACTGGCACAATCACCATCATCGGCGGCGGCGACTCAGTAGCTGCGGTTGAGAAGGTTGGTGTTGCTGACAAAATGAGCCACATCTCAACTGGTGGTGGTGCAAGTTTAGAATTGCTTGAAGGCAAAATCTTACCTGGTATCGCTGCTTTGAACGAAGCTTAA
- a CDS encoding COP23 domain-containing protein, translating to MNYSTQNLPKFLKKQLGYLSAIALGFPLLASPSLAQIIPVETTPSSNPSTLPSENPNDKAANPTDNKTARFSCQSRDGQYIVVYQPKSQPQKYFPWAAPSTMGDGWSPEKRCNEISRRLESYRPDGLLEMKTSTENGYNVICATTDKNSACRIVLTVPNGQDPIATRDRVFGNLATADSGQATTAVNTYRGRDRSLNDITGDLGLGIDLKGINGVLGSVLSPSRPVSNVRSGNLYLKPFLDPSDGGTGASINNSGFTGGRKLNPDNFR from the coding sequence ATGAATTACTCAACCCAAAATTTACCAAAATTTTTAAAAAAGCAGCTTGGCTACTTATCGGCGATCGCGTTAGGTTTCCCCCTATTAGCAAGTCCCAGCCTCGCTCAGATTATCCCTGTCGAAACAACCCCTAGCTCAAATCCTTCGACTCTTCCCTCTGAAAATCCCAACGATAAAGCCGCCAATCCCACTGACAACAAAACGGCTCGTTTTAGCTGCCAGTCCCGCGATGGTCAATATATTGTCGTTTATCAACCTAAGAGCCAACCCCAAAAATATTTTCCTTGGGCTGCCCCCAGCACGATGGGCGATGGTTGGTCACCTGAAAAGCGCTGTAACGAAATCAGCCGTCGTTTGGAGTCATACCGTCCCGATGGTCTGCTGGAAATGAAAACCAGTACTGAAAATGGATACAACGTGATCTGCGCTACCACCGATAAAAATTCTGCTTGTCGGATTGTTTTGACTGTGCCAAATGGACAAGATCCGATCGCCACTCGCGATCGCGTATTTGGCAATCTTGCTACTGCTGATAGTGGCCAAGCAACTACAGCCGTAAATACCTATCGCGGACGCGATCGCTCTTTAAATGACATCACTGGTGATCTTGGTTTAGGCATTGATCTTAAAGGAATTAATGGTGTCCTTGGCTCAGTATTATCACCAAGTCGTCCTGTATCCAATGTGCGTAGTGGCAACTTGTACTTGAAGCCATTCCTTGATCCTAGTGATGGTGGTACTGGTGCAAGCATAAACAATAGTGGCTTTACTGGTGGCAGAAAGCTTAACCCTGATAATTTTCGTTAA
- a CDS encoding fumarylacetoacetate hydrolase family protein codes for MADRYVRVKTSQGEVCYGLLELNQSIKLLSTAPWLGGEPNGDVLAPDTYQLLAPCEPSKIVAVGKNYSAHAAEMGGEVPKEPIIFLKPTTTIIAPESKIALPPQSKRVEYEGELALVIGSHCFNLTPKQAIAAIWGYTIANDVTARDLQRSDSQWTRGKGFDTFCPLGPWIVREISPTAMLQTFVNDTKKPFQSASIEEMVFSPDYIVSYISQIMTLLPGDIILTGTPEGVGQMQEGDRIYVEIEGIGKLHNTVILRSPLPTEEEPEESEIND; via the coding sequence ATGGCGGATCGTTATGTTCGCGTGAAAACTTCCCAAGGGGAAGTCTGTTACGGACTGTTAGAGTTAAATCAATCTATAAAGCTACTCAGTACAGCTCCTTGGCTGGGAGGCGAGCCAAATGGGGATGTACTTGCGCCAGACACCTATCAACTTTTAGCTCCTTGTGAGCCGAGTAAGATTGTGGCTGTGGGTAAAAACTATTCTGCACATGCTGCCGAAATGGGTGGAGAAGTGCCCAAAGAGCCAATTATATTTTTAAAGCCCACTACTACGATAATAGCTCCTGAATCGAAAATAGCCTTACCGCCACAGTCTAAACGGGTAGAATATGAAGGTGAGTTAGCCTTGGTGATTGGTTCACATTGTTTTAATCTCACCCCCAAACAAGCGATCGCAGCCATTTGGGGCTACACGATCGCTAACGATGTGACAGCGAGAGATTTACAAAGAAGTGATAGCCAATGGACTAGAGGGAAAGGCTTTGACACTTTTTGCCCTTTGGGACCTTGGATTGTCCGCGAAATCAGTCCTACCGCCATGCTACAAACCTTTGTAAATGATACTAAAAAGCCTTTTCAATCAGCCTCAATTGAGGAGATGGTTTTCTCCCCAGACTATATCGTGTCCTACATTAGCCAAATCATGACTTTACTGCCTGGGGATATTATTCTCACGGGTACGCCTGAGGGTGTGGGGCAAATGCAAGAAGGCGATCGCATTTATGTCGAAATCGAGGGTATTGGTAAATTGCATAATACTGTAATCTTGCGATCTCCTTTGCCAACTGAGGAAGAACCTGAAGAAAGTGAAATTAATGACTAA
- a CDS encoding dicarboxylate/amino acid:cation symporter — MNLSTFILVSLAFGVAFGTLLNTTFPENIELINQSFLAPVGESFLRLIQFVVVPIVFSSLIMGLTRIQGAGQVGRYTVKLMTSYLITSSIALSVGMSTAYFLQPGSGLTGFSVSENISIAETPSLISWLVSLIPVNPLEALSTGNLLQIIFSAVLLGIGVQLAKEKAKPFVELIESIYHISEKTLSIILYVAPLGVFALMSSTIATQGLELVAKLFLYVLGLVMASSIMICLDMLALFTLKAEPIRFLRSLSEAIALAFGTASSNAALPVVLQNIQENYGLREEIASFAIPLGTALKRDGAAILQGFNALFVAQIYQVPLTPSLLTAIAVSSLLVSFSTPGVPGSALITMATVLSASGLPLEAIALVAGIDRLTDGFKTVVNIIGNSVNAIILSHWEVEQVPDVEQTPIG; from the coding sequence ATGAATCTATCTACTTTTATTCTCGTTTCGCTTGCCTTTGGTGTTGCATTTGGAACTTTATTAAATACAACTTTTCCCGAGAATATTGAACTAATCAATCAAAGTTTTTTAGCTCCAGTTGGCGAATCTTTTTTAAGGCTTATTCAGTTTGTAGTTGTTCCCATTGTCTTTTCTTCGTTAATTATGGGATTAACCAGAATCCAAGGTGCTGGACAAGTCGGCAGATATACAGTTAAGCTAATGACCAGTTATCTGATTACCAGTTCAATTGCCCTCAGTGTGGGTATGAGTACTGCCTATTTTTTACAGCCTGGCAGTGGACTGACGGGCTTCTCAGTATCTGAGAATATTAGCATTGCTGAAACGCCATCTCTAATATCCTGGCTAGTTAGCTTGATTCCTGTAAATCCATTAGAAGCTCTCAGTACTGGTAATCTATTACAAATTATTTTTTCGGCAGTTCTATTGGGGATAGGTGTTCAACTTGCTAAAGAGAAAGCAAAACCTTTTGTGGAATTGATTGAAAGTATCTATCACATAAGTGAAAAGACTTTATCCATAATTTTGTATGTTGCGCCTTTGGGAGTATTTGCTCTAATGAGTTCCACAATCGCCACCCAAGGATTAGAACTAGTAGCAAAATTGTTCCTCTATGTTTTGGGCTTAGTAATGGCTTCTTCGATCATGATTTGCTTGGATATGTTAGCTCTGTTTACGCTCAAAGCTGAACCTATAAGATTTTTGCGTAGTCTTTCAGAAGCGATCGCTTTAGCCTTTGGCACAGCTAGTTCCAATGCAGCTTTGCCCGTGGTATTACAAAATATTCAAGAGAACTATGGCTTGCGCGAAGAAATAGCTAGTTTTGCAATTCCTCTAGGTACTGCGCTCAAACGTGACGGCGCAGCAATTTTACAAGGATTTAACGCTCTATTTGTTGCTCAAATCTATCAAGTCCCCTTAACGCCTTCTCTACTAACTGCGATCGCAGTTAGTAGTCTGTTAGTTTCATTTAGCACTCCTGGCGTTCCAGGCTCAGCACTGATCACTATGGCAACTGTGCTATCAGCTTCAGGATTACCCTTAGAAGCGATCGCCTTAGTTGCAGGCATTGATCGCCTCACCGATGGATTTAAAACTGTCGTTAATATTATTGGGAACAGCGTAAATGCCATTATTCTCAGTCATTGGGAAGTTGAACAAGTACCTGATGTCGAGCAAACACCAATTGGATGA